In bacterium, the genomic window AATTATCCTTGAGTCGGTTTTGATCGGGTCGTCCACTGTAAGCCTCTTTCTAAGAGCAAGTGGACGGCCCGATTTTCGTATTTGACAGCTTTCCCCCCAACGTTTAGGATAGATTTATGGCCGATCTTTCTGGAAAAAAAGTTCTAGTGGTTGATGATGAAGACTCAATTCGTGAGATTTATCGTCGTGAACTGCAAACCCACGGTTTTGAAGTAGTTGTAGCGGCCGATGGGGAAGAGGGTTTACTGAAAGCGGGGGAGGCGATTCCCGACATTATTTTACTCGACATTATGCTTCCCAAGATGAGTGGTATTGACGTTCTCAAAGCTCTCAAAGAAAATCAACTGACCAAGAACGTTCCAGTTCTACTGCTGACCAATCTTGGTGAAGAAACAATCATCAAAGAGGGTTTTGAGCTGGGCGCAGACGGGTATCTCCTCAAAGTTTCTTACACTCCCGCCCAAGTCGTCGACGAGGTCACCAAGTTTTTGTCAGACAACAATTCCTAAATTTCCATGAGTAATTTTGAATTTCGTCAGGATCCTTTAAATCGGGATTGGGTTATCATTGCACCGTTGCGCTCAAAAAGACCTGATGTCGCCAAAGGCTCGGAACCGGTTTGTCCTTTTTGTGAAGGTAATGAGGCGCTGACTCCCCGAGAGGTTTACCGTCTTGGCAAAGGCAGGGTGAACAAGCCTGGGTGGGAGATAAGAGTTACTCCCAACAAATTTCCCTTCGCTCCAATTCACGAAGTAGTGATTCACAGCCCACGACACGAGGAGAATTTTTTTACCTTTAGCAAAAGTAAATTGATCAAGATTTTTAAAGTTTACAGGCAGCGGTACTTAGAACACCAAAGTAAGGGACAAGTTTTTATCTTTCACAATTTTGGCAAAGAGGGAGCTGAATCATTGCCTCACTCTCACACTCAAATTGCGGTCATACCTTCAGAATTAACTTTGAGAATACCTTTGATGGGAATCCAGGAAAACACTTTTCGAGCAACAAAATACTTCAATCTCTTTTGCCCAGAAGCTAGTCATTGGCCCGCTGAAGTTTGGATTGGTCCCAAAGCAAGAGGCGAAAGTTTCGGCTCAATCTCTCCTTCGCAAACTGAAGACTTGGCCAAGGCGGTAGCTTTAGTTTTAAAAAAACTGGAAAAATTTCTTCGTCCAGAGTTTCCTTTCAACTTTTACATTTATCCCGCCGGGGATTGGTACTTGCGGATCATTCCTCGTCTCAAAGT contains:
- a CDS encoding response regulator codes for the protein MADLSGKKVLVVDDEDSIREIYRRELQTHGFEVVVAADGEEGLLKAGEAIPDIILLDIMLPKMSGIDVLKALKENQLTKNVPVLLLTNLGEETIIKEGFELGADGYLLKVSYTPAQVVDEVTKFLSDNNS